Genomic window (Rhododendron vialii isolate Sample 1 chromosome 4a, ASM3025357v1):
CAACTCAGCAAGAAGTGGGGCAACTAGCAAGGTGTGGAATCCTCTGTCCTAACTCTTTGAACCCATCATATGTGCCAAATTCTCCTGTCTCGACATGTGTCTTAATTTAATCCCAGCCCTTGAATCAAATTTCCTCTCTCACTTATCACTCCTCCGGCGAAATCACTCCCTTAGCACCTTCTCCTCTTTGCCGCTGGCGAACTAAGCCATCCCAGCACCACTATAGTTACCCGAACTGTAGATTGTGGGTTCTGTGAAGAAAAAGTCCACCGATCATTTAACCCACTTCGCACTCTCGACCTTCCCTCATCACCATTTTTCGTAGCTCTTTGGATTTGAATCCTAGCTAAATACAACAATCTAACCATCTATAAGAATCACATAAAATTATTCTCTAAGGATTGAACTCTAATTCATCTTCAAGTATTCTCAATATAAGCAACTGATTGGAGTTTGAACTTAATTTTTTCCGTTTCGATTTAGTTTCAGAGTCCCAAGTGGGTTTTCcgatctgttttttcttttttcaatttcagtttgattttggaattcCAAGGAGTACAAACCCTAGCATCCTAATTTTGGAACTCCACAATTTGTAGTGTGCATTTTCTGGTGCTCTGgtaattttttggttcaaagTGAGGGTTTGTAGacagagaagaaaagaaggttCAAGTCAGGCGAGTGAGAAGCTGTGGTAGAGGAgtgagaaggaaagaaagagggTTAGTTCTGGCAAGTATGGTGGCACCGTTATGGTTCAATTCGCCGGCGGCGAAGAGGATAAGGCCCTGAGGGAGTGATGTCGCCGAAGAAGTGTTAAATGAGGGAGAGGATCCCACGCCTAGCTGGGTGCCCCACTTTTTGCTGAGTTTGCTTGTTTTGATTGGCTTGGTGGACTTTTGCTTCTGCACGGACCCTCCGTGTAGAAGTTATTCTCCCTACGATTATGCCAAACAACCTTGACTTTAGATGAGAAaataaatcccaaaaaaattgtaataggatttttttttttttgttttatcctgTTAATAGGATTTGTTTGTAATACCCATCATGGTGGCCGGGCTAGGTTGCCATTTAAACGCTCTCTGGTCGTTTAGATCAACTGAAAACTGTGTGCTGCTGAAACCCACAACATTTCCCCCCTCATGCCCCACTTTGatgaaatgaagagagagagagagactcacacAAGGGCTTTCATCTCTTTGATCATCTGGGTATCACTGTATCAGATCCTACAAGAACAGCAGCAAGAACACCCAAACCACGGATTAGCATCTCAAGACCAGCTATGCAATCCTCACCCTCCGATCAACTGCCTCTAAATTGCTCCCATGGTGAACATTCCCAGGACTCGCACCAAACACCAAAATAACTCATCTTTTACCAACACtcacaaaaagtcaaaaaaaccCCAAGCtaataaaaggaaatgaaaagaagaagaagaagttaaaCCTCAAACCCATTTCACTCAAATACACGCActtaagagcatgtacatcaaacAAGGTAAACATGCAATTTTAGCTATTTTAActaagaaaaaagacaaaactgcTCTGCACCAGTCTCTCGGTAAACTCCAATGTAAAATACATATGAGAAAAAACCTCTCTACCTATACCGAGGAACTATTCATTCGGTTtccaatttttattcttttcccctctctctctctccacaacgAAAAAAGGTTGGGTTTGGTGTTCTTGAAATCAATCGATTGAAACGGAGGTCTGGCAATATGGGTTTATCTCGCCGGAATCGATCTGGGTCCGgcgaagaaataaagaaaagctAGGTCTGGCGATTTGGATTTCTCTCGAACGAAGAAAGGCTGGGTTTCTGTCTCTACTATTTGAGAGAATCAAGCATTCAACGGAGAAAGGCCCAAGTCCGGACCGTCCGGTTCCGGTTCCGGCGACCTCGATCACGATCTCAGGTTTGCAGTATATATGGTTTAcagtatatataatatatatgaacgtgatatatatatatatatatatatatacactgtGTTTGTATTATTTTCTAGTAATATTTAATTGATAGagggaaaattacaaaaaagctGCTGTGCGTAGAAGGAGAAAATGGATAGGTAAAGTAGAAATCATACATTTTTGAGTAGGTATTTTACCTAgtgttggtgtacatgctctagtCAATATAGACCTCCAGGGCCCCACCCCACCTCCACAACACCAATTGATTGATTAGTGATTACTACTTTTTACACTGGGCATTGAAAACTTTTCGTCTGAATTGTTTCCAAAAATTTGGAATCATTTACTGCGCCTATGCATGCAGGGATGGAGTCAGAGAGGAGTTAGTAGGGGTGGTCGTCcctgcaaagaaaaaaaaaactacttttatatgtaaaaataaataaattccaatGAAAATATATAGGCTCGCCCATgtgtagaatttgaaaaaatatatataatagtaacATTTGAAATACGaaggataccaacattaattacgAAAGGCTAAgattaaaatataacaaaacataaaactagagggttaatattgtgaatatttaAGTAAAAAACTTTCACTTTTCATTAGTTGAGTTTAAtattttacagttttatttctttttactcTAAAATCTCAATGACGCACTaaaccccctccctctctcttggcaCAAACATCCTCAATTGTTAAGACTTTAAAGGCAATTTCGAGAAAATAGTAACGGAGGATAAGGGATTTTGGAAACCATCATTAATTCTGGTGAAATCTACGTTGTAGGTATATCTTTCCCCAATTGTTATTCTAGACttctaattctttgttttttgactggtaaaatcaagtaacataAAAGCCTTTGGACTGAATTCATTtagttgtgatgaatgaaaaagaagaagatgaacaataaaaaaaacaagacacatCAAGATCGATCCTATTAGTTAAACTGATTTATGTATTTacgttattttgagttttaatgtatttacgtTATTAtacatgtgtatttatatttttttctcacatGTACGATCGCCCCTGCGTAGTGAAATTTCTGGCTCCATCCCTGTTAATGCGTGGAGTGTTGCGTGTATCGAAGATTCGAAGTGTGGTATGGTGGTTGGGAGAGAATGAGTACAGCACCGGCTCTGATATTTGAGTTGTTCTAGTTCGGTCATAAGTGGGTTTTATATATTGGTGGGTGTAGACAACCAAATGCAACAACCCATTAGTCACCATAACCATAAAGGCAAAGCACTTTGAAAGGAGCACAAAAAGATGTTTTTCTAAACTTTCTTGCAATTCCAAAGATCTTGCATGTGACACATTATTGGTGGGTGTAGACATGGACCTTAGGGTGTGATCATGTGCATTGTGCATGGGGGACCCCAACCCCACACACCAACTCCTTGTAAAATGTCCTGATCCAATACAGCACATGGAGTGACGAGAAgtgctagccgtaccgaccaatttcaaaccgaaaccgtaccgacggccgctccgggctgtctccggccaccggacggccgatccgagcagttcaaaaattctaaaaaaaaaaaccgaggggccccgcgcttgaataaatggcatccgatgtgtgtagggtggttagattgagtaccctatttttcgcgtatacatatatacacgagtatacacgaaaaatagggtactcgatctaaccaccctacacacatcggatgccgtttattcccgcgtagggccactcggtttattttttaagaattttagaacggctcggatcggccgtccggtggcggGAGACAGCCCGGagaggccgtcggtacggtttcggtttgaaattggtcggtacggctaggatTTCTGTGGAGTGACCAAAGAGGAATTATTAAATACTAAGAAAATAGGTGACCAGATTTTGTGATCTTGACTTTCCCAACCACAATTAGATTTTGCCTTTATGCATTTGTTGGGTACAAACGTTGTTTAGCAACATTCATTGTCTCTCCTTTTTTCTGTCAGTTGCGCGGCTTGCACCTTTGCGTGGAGTGTTGCGTGTATCGAAGATTTGAAGTGTGGTGTGGTGGTTGTGAGAGAATGAGGTTGGTGGTCAACACAGTGCCGGCTCTGATATTTGGGTTGCTCTAGTTCGATCCTAAACTTTGGTTGCTCACCATggcataaaaataaaaagacatacAACTTGAAGATCCGAGTTCAAATGGCGCCGGCGTGGAGTCGTAGACAAGGCAAGGGTTTCACGTTTCATCTCTGTTAGTTTTAGAATGGCTTTCTTCGTTTAAtttgaaactaattttttttgttgtgtttacaaaaataatttcttggtTGCCCAACCTCATGAGTTTGTGGGGCTTACTCCAGGATTGGCTATGGTCAAACAGGTTAGTATGGGTATTATATCATTTCTCCGTTTGTAAAATTGATAGCTAAATAACAGCTATTAGTACTGACTGAacatttttgtttagctttgaTCGTCATTGGTAAATGATGACACATGCATGAACTTTCAATTAATGTGTTGTTCCTATAAAATGTACTAGCAGGAAGTAATCTCCAACAAAGCCCAAAACATGTACTAGTAGTATACATGAAAGAGTCCAAAATCGAATAGAATCTTATGGGCCAGTTGATGCCGGTCAAAGTtcttgaaattattcaaaaagtCATTGTATCGATCGAAGAGTCTTTTTAAGTTGCTAAGTGTTTTTTAAGTTTCAAGAGTCAAACACATTTTTCTATTAGTCTATGGTCAAGTCCTTTTAATTTGTGTCTTGAAAATGTAAGTATCTTTTCCTATTCTTGGAGGGTTGTTCCAAGTTGCCTATAAATTgtgttgctatgaatgaaatcATTAGAGAGTGTGTTGAATTAAAATAGCCTTTGGATTGTGAGAAGATAATTCTTCTTGTTCATcgtttctgtatctcttaggtggattcctttGAGTGGTGAGCGATCTATACGTCCTGTATCTCCAGTTAAATCCTCGGGTGGTGATATCTGTATCCCGTTGGTTcctaacttgggtggtgagcgTTACCCCTTTATCCATTTTTTACCTTACTTCCGTCCCTTTTTCAAAACCCGCCGTcagtttggtatcagagctcttgGGTTGCCATGGCTAGAGTGTTTCAACATCAGCAACAAGAACAACAACAATCATTTCAGAATCCACATCGTGGGGAGGACAAGGATAGTTTCAAAGTGGACGATGCTACTCTTGAATGGCCCTTTACAACAAAAATTATTCCAGATCCAATTGTGGATTGGAGTAAGCGGCCAATCTATGATGAATACACCGAAGATGGGTTCTTGATTTTGCATGATGTGTACGTCAAGAATATTGTTTTTGTGGCTAATGAAGTTGTTGGTCCCGTTGATGGTGGAATTGATAATTTATTCGTGGCCAACGATGATATTCAAGATAGCAATAGGCAAAAGCAAATTTTGCGATTATCTAGTACCATGGTGAGTGCTATTCACGTCAAACATATTGAAGAGAGCAAACTGGAAGTTGAAGTGAAAAagcattttgattggattgaatcACCAATTTTCGACGAAAAAACAACTATTGTTGAAGAAGTTTCTAAAGCAAATGGTGAGTTCCAAAAACGTGGTACATCTTTCGAGCAACAAAATGTGGatccatttttgaattttattgaagACTTTGCAAGAAAGAATCCATGGGTTACGTATTTAGAGCacaatttgaaggaaacaaCTCATTTAGTTTTTGGCGTCGTTTTAAAGTTCAggtatgaaaaaattaatttcaagtaCAAGGTTGATGCAGACAAGATTCGGCGTTCTAAACTGTTTCAAGCCTTggaaactcgaggacgagttttcTCAACCGGGGGAGAATGATGCCGGTCAAAGTTCTTGAAATTATTCAAGAAGTCATTGTGTCGATCGAAGAGTCTTTTTAAGTTGCTAAGTGTTTTTTAAGTTTCAAGAGTCAAACACATTTTTCTATCAGAAAACCTATGAGTAccgaaaatgggggagggaaaacggaccgacggccgccggcgggccatctccggccaccggacggccgatccgagccgttcaaaaattctaaaaaaaaaaaccgaggggcccaacgcgggaatcaacggcattcgaggtgtgtagggtgcttgatcggagcaccccttttcgtgtgtatatgtatacacacgaaaaggggtgctccgatcaagcaccccttttttttagaatttttgaacggctcggatcggccgtctggtggccagagatggcccaccggcggccgtcggtccgttttccctcccccattttTGGTACCTATAGCAACACTCTTTTTCTATTAGTCTATGGTCAGGTCCTTTTAATTTGTGTCTTGAAAATGTAAGTGTCTTTTCCTATTCTTGGAGGGTTGTTCCAAGTTGCCTATAAATTgtgttgctatgaatgaaatcATTAGAGAGTGTGTTGAATTAaaatagcctttggcttgtgagaagaTAATTCTTCTTGTTCATCAtttctgtatctcttaggtggattcTTTTGAGTGGTGAGCGATCTATACGTCCTGTATCCCCAGTTAAATCCTCGGGTGGTGATATCTGTATCCCGTTGGTTcctaacttgggtggtgagcgTTACCCCTTTATCCATTTTTTACCTTACTTCCGTCCCTTTTTCAAAACCCGCCGTCACCAGTCCTGCCCCACCACATAACTCATGGTCAAGTCCCACGCATAAGATTTGCACCTAACAAAACAGACAATCCTCTTTTGGCTTCATAGCTGGTAGATTTACGTGAGAGTTAAAAGAGTATTGGAGTCTGGAAGAATAGAAAAAATGGGTATATATATTAGTGGGTGTAGACAACCAAATGCAACAACCCATTAGTCACCATAACCATAAAGGCAAAGCACTTTGAAAGGAGCACAAAAAGATGTTTTTCTAAACTTTCTTGCAATTCCAAAGATCTTGCATGTGACACATTATTGGTGGGTGTAGACATGGAGCTTAGGGTGTGATCATGTGCATTGTGCATGGGGGACCCCAACCCCACACTCCAACTCCTTGTAAAATGTCCTGATCCAATACAGCACATGGAGTGACCAAAGAGGAATTATTAAATACTAAGAAAATAGGTGACCAGATTTTGTGATCTTGACTTTCCCAACCACAATTAGATTTTGCCTTTATGCATTTGTTGGGTACAAACGTTGTTTAGCAACATTCATTgtctctccttttttctttcagTTGCGCGGCTTGCGCCTATGCGTGGAGTGTTGCGTGTATCGAAGATTTGAAGTGTGGTGTGGTGGTTGTGAGAGAATGAGGTTGGTGGTCAACACAGTGCCGGCTCTGATATTTGGGTTGCTCTAGTTCGATCCTAAACTTTGGTTGCTCACCATggcataaaaataaaaagacatacAACTCGAAGATCCGAGTTCGAATGGTGCCGACGTGGAGTCGTAGACAAGGCAAGGGTTTCACGTTTCATCTCTGTTAGTTTTAGAATGGGCTTTCTTCGTTTAAtttgaaactaattttttttgttgggtttacaaaaataatttcttggtTGCCCAACCTCATGAGTTTGTGGGGCTTACTCCGGGGCTGCCTCTAGTCAAACAGGTTAGTATGGGTTTTCTATCATTTCTCCGTTTGTAAAATTGATAGCTAAATAACAGCTATTAGTACTGACTGAacatttttgtttagttttgatCATCATTGGTAAATGATGACACATGCATCAACTTTCAATTAATGTGTTGTTCCTATAAAATGTACTAGCAGGAAGTAATCTCCAGCAAAGCCCAAAACATGTACTAGTAGTATACATGAAAGAGTCCAAAATCGAATAGAATCTTATGGGCCAGTCCCGCCCCACCACATAACTCTTGATCAAGTCCTGCACATAAGATTCACACCTAACAAAGTCCTTTATTACACGGGCGCATCAAATTTCTACCACTTGGTGCTTCAATTCACATATAATTGGTTCATGTTGTTGGTCCCATTACTTTTTATTGGTGACTTGATGAATGAATTGATGGGGGTGTTTGGCAAccagatttttggatttttggattCCCATTTTCAGATTTTGAGTGTTTGGCAACTGATTTTCAAAATGGATTTTGGGAGAATAGATTTTTGGATTATGGGTTTAGGAGCCAAAAACTAAAATCTGGGTTGGAGGAGTTTTTCGGATTCTCATTTTCGGATTTGGAGTTTCTATTACGAAAATACCCATAATACTCCCTTCATTTTACCAAATTTGCCCCTCCACTTGGCTATGTTTTTTAACATGAAACAAAGCTCCACTTGTAACAAAATCACCCATATTCTACCATTGTGCATGTTTACCCCTAAAAACTattcaataataaagtaaacaaaaattaaacaaaaaaacgcATGTGACTGTTATAAGAAGACAAAgggcaatatggtaaaaatgcaacctataattcattttcaacaatcatctaccaaacactactacaatttcaaaatacattctgcacaaatCTCCTAAACACTCTACCatactcaaaatacattctggccataatccaaaaagtcaaaaagctgaaaatcaaaaatcaaaaagtaggctcccaaacacccccgtCAATATATGGCACATGGTGAGTGGTTTGAACCAATGTTTCAAAAGTCACCTATAATCTTGTAAtcattacaaaaacaaaatggagaaaatctgataataataatttcttCAAGTCACCCTCCTTTAGAGACAAATTCTTATTGATCATAAAGGATCCCTCTGCCACTGCTTCTCCTTTTAAAATACCAAACGAAGATCCTGAATTTAAAAGAACGTGTATAAATGAGAGACCATCACTCCTTCACTTATTTAACTGACCCTCCTTCTATGTTTTCTTCCAAAGGCCGATCTATTTCCAATTGCGAAACCCGCAAGGCAACTCGATTGGGGCCCTgaggagtgattattcagtgccaGTTGCAATTAAATTGGAGCATAAAactaagattaaaaaaaatacattcaagaaaaaaaaatcttgcttTTTCCCGGAAAAAATACTTCGAAGAAACAAACTAATCTAGGAAAAGATAATTTGAATGTCAACTCACTACTAAGGAGAGAGTGCTTCCGGGCTTGATGAAACTTTcccagaaaaataaatttctactTTTTTGCAAGATGCATTTTGAGGGAAAGTGAATCCCGGTGGAAAAAGTGTTTTTGTGATTCatactatttttttggtaactaaacatgacaaaatttatgttgattttttcatcttttctcaTACTTTCCTATCATCTGAACGGGCCTATAACTAATGCGTATGCTGGCTCCATGATTTCCACAATCCTCATTTCAAGAATATACAAGTAATAGTCCTAAttattccgtttgaccaaaacaaGTAAATTTGCTGGTGCCCTGGGGCCTATATTATAAGAGAGTGCCATTGTTGCATCTAAATGATAAAGAAAGAGAGCAGGAGAGTACTACTTTTAAGAACCGATTGATTGAGAAAAAGAATGGCCTATGCTCTTCGTCTTTTCTTCTTGTTACTTGTATTCTGGTTGAGTATCTCAACTGTACGAACAATAGATCTAGTCGATGGTGTATGTGCAGAAACTAGTAATCCTAGTTTTTGTAAGGCTACTTTGAGGTCTGATAGTCGATCTGCCACAGCAAATCTTACCGGATTTGGAGACGTCGCAATTGAACTCACGGTCAGAAACTCCATAGCTGCCCTTACCAAGATCAACAGGCTAAAGGGGCAAACAAAAGATGTTGAGCTCAAGAAGCGTCTCGATGGTTGtgttttaaaatataattaagctGGTGGTTAACAATTGTGCCGAAGCAAGCAGATACTTGGCTGCTCGTGATTATAGAGATATGGATTTGGCAGGAAATTACATAATACTCCAGATCAATCAGTGTGATAGGGTGTTCTTAATCCCGCCGTCTTACCCAAGCCCAATCACATTCGAGAATAAAAAAACTTCACTTCTTGGGGGTATAATTAGGACTATTGCTCGTATTCTTGTCGTCTAATTGTTTTCATCGATGCAGGCTTAATTTCGTATAggcttatttacttttttgatccCTGTAAAATGCTTCAAGTTTCATTATTATCGTTacacaaaatttcattttcagttAATACTTATAATTTGAGAAAAATTTCAATGTTGCCACTACAAGAACTTAGAGGTTATGTGACCAACAACTAGGTCACAATATCTATATACacaacaaaccaaaaacaataACAGCTATTAGTACTGACTGaacattttttgtttagttttaatCATCATTGGTAAATGATGACACATGCATGAACTTTCAATTAATGTTTTGTTCCTATAAAATGTACTAGCAGGAAGTAATCTCCAGCAAAGTCCAAAACATGTACTAGTAGTATACATGAAAGAGTCCAAAATCGAATAGAATCTTATGGGCCAGTCCTACCCCACCACATAACTCATGGTCAAGTCCCGCGCATAAGATTCGCACCTAACAAAATAGACAATCCTCTTTTGGCTTCATAGCTGGTAGATTTACGTGAGAGTTGAAAGAGTACTGGAGTCTGGAAGAATAGGAAAAATGGGTATATATATTGGTGGGTGTAGACAACCAAATGCAACAACCCATTAGTCACCATAACCATAAGGGCCAAGCACTTTGAAAGGAGCACAAAAAGATGTTTTTCTAAACTTTCTTGCAATTCCAAAGATCTTCCATGTGACACATTATTGGTGGGTGTAGACATGGAGCTTAGGGTGTGATCATGTGCATTGTGCATGGGGGACCCCAACCCCACACACCAACTCTTTGTAAAATGTCCTGATCCAATACAGCACATGGAGTGACCAAAGAGGAATTATTAATTACTAAGAAAATAGGTGACCAGATTTTGTGATCTTGACTTTCCCAACCACAATTAGATTTTGCCTTTATGCATTTGTTAGGTACAAACGTTGTTTAGCAACATTCATTgtctctccttttttctttcagTTGCGCGGCTTGCGCCTATGCGTGGAGTGTTGCGTGTATCGAAGATTTGAAGTGTGGTGTGGTGGTTGTGAGAGAATGAGGTTGGTGGTCAACACAGTGCCGGCTCTGATATTTGGGTTGCTCTAGTTCGATCCTAAACTTTGGTTGCTCACCATggcataaaaataaaaaaacatacaacTCGAAGATCCGAGTTCGAATGGCGCCGGCGTGGAGTCGTAGACAAGGCAAGGGTTTCACGTTTCATCTCTGTTAGTTTTAGAATGGGCTTTCTTCGTTTAAtttgaaactaattttttttgttgggtttacaaaaataatttcttggtTGCCCAACCTCATGAGTTTGTGGGGCTTACTCCGGGGCTGCCTCTAGTCAAACAGGTTAGTATGGGTTTTCTATCATTTCTCCGTTTGTAAAATTGATAGCTAAATAACAGCTATTAGTACTGACTGAacatttttgtttagttttgatCATCATTGGTAAATGATGACACATGCATCAACTTTCAATTAATGTTTTGTTCCTATAAAATGTACTAGCAGGAAGTAATCTCCAGCAAAGCCCAAAACATGTACTAGTAGTATACATGAAAGAGTCCAAAATCGAATAGAATCTTATGGGCCAGTCCCGCCCCACCACATAACTCTTGATCAAGTCCTGCACATAAGATTCACACCTAACAAAGTCCTTTATTACACGGGCGCATCAAATTTCTACCACTTGGTGCTTCAATTCACATATAATTGGTTCATGTTGTTGGTCCCATTACTTTTTATTGGTGACTTGATGAATGAATTGATATATGGCA
Coding sequences:
- the LOC131324060 gene encoding pectinesterase inhibitor-like; this translates as MAYALRLFFLLLVFWLSISTVRTIDLVDGVCAETSNPSFCKATLRSDSRSATANLTGFGDVAIELTVRNSIAALTKINRLKGQTKDVELKKRLDGNYIILQINQCDRVFLIPPSYPSPITFENKKTSLLGGIIRTIARILVV